GGTCATCCATTGCATGCCGCCCGGACCGAGCAGGCCCTCGTTGCCGGCGTTGTCGCGGTGGCGCATGCGGCCGTCCAGCATATAGGTCACGGTTTCGAAGCCGCGATGGGGGTGGCTGGGGAAACCGGCGATGTAGTCGTCCGGATTGTCGGAGCGGAATTCATCCAGCATCAGGAACGGGTCCAGCCGGCGCTGCTGCGGCTGGTTCAATACCCGCAACAGGCGCACGCCGGCGCCGTCCGACACTTCGCGGCCGTTGACGATTTGCTCCACTGCTCGGCTGACCTTGCTCATCTCGTTCTCCTCCCTAGGATGCATGCCGTCATTCTTGCAGTGAAAAATCAGATAAAAAAGCGCAAAATTCAGCTGATATTTATCTAAAAAATGGATGAATTGATGGTGAAAACAACATTGGAGCAATGGCAGGTTTTGCAGGCCATCGTGGAGGCTGGCGGTTTCGCCCAGGCGGCGGAAAAGCTGCACCGCAGCCAGTCGGCGGTCAGTTACGCGGTGGCCAGGCTGCAGGAGCAGCTGGGCGTGGCCCTGCTGCGGCAGGAGGGGAGGAGGATGCGGCTGACGGCGGAGGGCGAGGTGCTGCTGCGCGAGGCGGAGGAGCTGCTGCGCCACGCCGATAGGCTGGAGCGGCGCGCGGGCAGCCTTGCGCGGGGCTGGGAGCCGGAGTTGACGGTGGCGCTGGACAGCCTGTTGCCGGCCGAGGTGGTGCTGGCGGCCTGCGGCGATTTCGCGGATCACTGCCATGGGACGCGGCTGCAGCTGCACGAGGTGGTGATGTCGGGCGCCGACGACGCGCTGTACCAAGGCAAAGCCGCGCTGGCGGTGGCCAGCCGCGTGCCGCAGGGTTTTCTGGGCGATTGGCTGCTCGACGCGGAGTTCATCGCCTGCGCCGCGCCTGGGCACCGCCTGCACGCGTCGAATGGAGAACTGGACGGCGAGCGGCTGAAGGGGGAGGTGCAAGTGGTGTTGCGCGATTCCGGCATCCGTCAGCCGCGGGACGAGGGCTGGCTGGGCGCGCATCAACGCTGGACGGTGTCGCAGCCGGAAACGGGCATCGCGATGGTGGAGGCGGGACTGGCCTTCGGCTGGCTGGCGCGCCACCGCATCCGGCGGCAGCTGGCCGATGGCAGTTTGAAGCCGCTGCCGCTGAAGAGCGGCGCGGTGCGCA
This genomic window from Chromobacterium phragmitis contains:
- a CDS encoding LysR family transcriptional regulator; amino-acid sequence: MVKTTLEQWQVLQAIVEAGGFAQAAEKLHRSQSAVSYAVARLQEQLGVALLRQEGRRMRLTAEGEVLLREAEELLRHADRLERRAGSLARGWEPELTVALDSLLPAEVVLAACGDFADHCHGTRLQLHEVVMSGADDALYQGKAALAVASRVPQGFLGDWLLDAEFIACAAPGHRLHASNGELDGERLKGEVQVVLRDSGIRQPRDEGWLGAHQRWTVSQPETGIAMVEAGLAFGWLARHRIRRQLADGSLKPLPLKSGAVRRASLYLVQAEPSSAGPACLYLADALRGAAAEWRSGCAQ